The Pseudofrankia inefficax genome window below encodes:
- a CDS encoding LLM class F420-dependent oxidoreductase: MRIGLQIPDFTWPGGPARLGADLAEIARTADAAGFDKLAVMDHFFQIAFVGPPENDMLEAYTTLGYLAAITERVKLLTLVTGAVYRHPGVLAKTITTLDVLSGGRAWLGVGAAWNDEESVALGIPFPPVAERFERLEETLQICLKMWSDDDSPYTGTHFQLTRPLNSPQNLTRPHPPIMIGGGGEKKTLRLVAKYAQACNLFAGPDLAHKLDVLREHCEREGRDYDEITKTSYFEFDPGEDGKNVGAILAELERLASLGIQEVIGRVVDVSKIRPLEIVGSQVIPQVADL, translated from the coding sequence GTGCGAATTGGACTCCAGATTCCCGACTTCACCTGGCCCGGCGGCCCGGCGCGCCTCGGCGCCGACCTCGCCGAGATCGCCAGGACGGCCGACGCGGCCGGCTTCGACAAGCTCGCCGTGATGGATCACTTCTTCCAGATCGCGTTCGTCGGCCCGCCGGAGAACGACATGCTCGAGGCCTACACCACGCTGGGCTACCTGGCCGCGATCACCGAGCGGGTCAAGCTGCTCACCCTGGTGACCGGCGCCGTCTACCGGCATCCGGGCGTGCTGGCGAAGACGATCACGACGCTGGACGTGCTGTCCGGGGGCCGGGCCTGGCTCGGCGTCGGCGCTGCCTGGAACGACGAGGAGTCCGTGGCCCTCGGCATCCCGTTCCCACCGGTCGCCGAGCGGTTCGAGCGGCTGGAGGAGACCCTCCAGATCTGCCTGAAGATGTGGTCGGACGACGACAGCCCCTACACCGGCACGCACTTCCAGCTGACCCGGCCGCTGAACTCCCCGCAGAACCTCACCCGCCCGCACCCGCCGATCATGATCGGGGGTGGCGGCGAGAAGAAGACGCTGCGGCTGGTGGCCAAGTACGCCCAGGCCTGCAACCTGTTCGCCGGTCCCGACCTGGCCCACAAGCTGGACGTCCTGCGCGAGCACTGCGAGCGCGAGGGCCGGGACTACGACGAGATCACCAAGACCTCCTACTTCGAGTTCGACCCGGGCGAGGACGGCAAGAACGTCGGTGCGATCCTCGCCGAGCTGGAGCGGCTCGCGTCCCTCGGGATCCAGGAGGTCATCGGCCGGGTCGTCGACGTCTCGAAGATCCGCCCCCTGGAGATCGTCGGCTCCCAGGTGATCCCGCAGGTCGCCGATCTCTAG
- a CDS encoding MFS transporter produces MPGETQEARDQQPRAPASAELAGGWRGRLPHRAWLVAAVTFVALVGAAGFRAVPSVFILPLQDEFGWSRATISSAVSVNLVLYGLTAPFAAALMERFGIRRVVSVALLLVATGSGLTVFMTSTWQLIACWGVLVGLGTGSMALVFAATVAGRWFERRRGLVVGVLTAGGATGQLIFLPGLAALVDRYGWRTAALVVTVAAAAVVPLVLVGIRDYPGDVGLRPYGARPEPDGAQLAAVRPPDGAREASAAAAAGAAVSGLLGVLRDRAFWALAGGFFICGLSTNGLVGTHFVPAAHDHGLPEVTAASLLAVVGVFDIVGTVASGWLTDRFDSRHLLVMYYALRGCGLAGLPLLLSSRLHPSMIAFVVVYGLDWVATVPPTISLCRSAFGERAPVVFGWVFASHQLGAAVAAIAAGWVRGATGTYTAAWYGAAFLCLLAAFLSATVPDSRSTSTPGRRRGRRIAVDAPLPAPGT; encoded by the coding sequence GTGCCCGGAGAGACCCAGGAAGCGCGGGACCAGCAGCCGCGGGCGCCGGCGTCGGCGGAGCTGGCCGGCGGGTGGCGGGGCCGGCTGCCGCATCGGGCCTGGCTGGTGGCCGCGGTGACGTTCGTGGCGCTGGTCGGCGCCGCGGGCTTCCGGGCGGTGCCCAGCGTCTTCATCCTTCCGCTGCAGGACGAGTTCGGCTGGTCCCGGGCGACCATCTCGTCGGCCGTGTCGGTCAACCTCGTGCTGTACGGCCTGACCGCTCCGTTCGCCGCCGCGCTGATGGAGCGGTTCGGCATCCGGCGGGTGGTTTCGGTCGCGCTGCTGCTCGTCGCCACCGGCAGCGGGCTGACGGTGTTCATGACGTCCACCTGGCAGCTGATCGCCTGCTGGGGTGTGCTGGTCGGGCTCGGTACCGGCTCGATGGCGCTCGTGTTCGCCGCGACCGTGGCCGGCCGCTGGTTCGAGCGGCGGCGCGGCCTCGTCGTCGGCGTGCTCACGGCGGGTGGCGCGACCGGGCAGCTGATCTTCCTGCCGGGCCTGGCCGCGCTCGTCGACCGGTACGGCTGGCGGACGGCGGCGCTGGTGGTGACGGTGGCCGCCGCCGCCGTCGTGCCGCTCGTGCTGGTCGGCATCCGGGACTATCCCGGCGACGTCGGTCTTCGGCCCTACGGCGCCCGGCCGGAACCGGACGGGGCCCAGCTGGCCGCCGTCCGCCCGCCGGACGGAGCGCGTGAGGCCTCGGCCGCCGCGGCGGCGGGCGCGGCGGTGTCCGGGCTTCTCGGGGTGCTGCGCGACCGGGCGTTCTGGGCACTCGCCGGCGGTTTCTTCATCTGCGGCCTCAGTACCAACGGGCTGGTGGGCACCCACTTCGTCCCGGCCGCGCACGACCACGGGCTGCCCGAGGTCACGGCGGCCAGCCTGCTCGCCGTCGTCGGCGTGTTCGACATCGTCGGGACGGTCGCCTCGGGCTGGCTCACCGACCGCTTCGACAGCCGCCACCTGCTCGTCATGTACTACGCGCTGCGTGGCTGTGGGCTCGCCGGGCTCCCGTTGCTGCTCTCGTCCCGGCTGCACCCGAGCATGATCGCCTTTGTCGTCGTCTACGGGCTGGACTGGGTGGCGACGGTGCCGCCGACGATCTCGCTGTGCCGGTCGGCGTTCGGGGAGCGCGCGCCGGTGGTGTTCGGCTGGGTGTTCGCGTCCCACCAGCTCGGCGCGGCGGTCGCGGCCATCGCGGCCGGCTGGGTGCGCGGCGCGACCGGCACCTACACCGCGGCCTGGTACGGCGCGGCCTTCCTGTGCCTGCTGGCGGCCTTCCTGTCGGCGACCGTCCCCGACTCCCGCTCGACCTCCACCCCTGGCCGCCGGCGCGGGCGCCGGATCGCCGTCGACGCGCCGCTGCCCGCCCCCGGTACCTAG
- a CDS encoding response regulator transcription factor, protein MRLLIVEDDDRVAAALSGVLGRHGFDIVRARTAARALDLMHTRPDLVLLDLGLPDRDGFEVCSRIRKVSNTPVIMVTARSDLSARIHGLYLGADDYIVKPYDLRELIARIHAVVRRSRPDPLASADGEAGAPAAGGGRADGLAGENAGDVPGAAAVGRVVETRGLRIHLDGREVTAGDGRVLALTRKEFDLLAELARAPGVVFRREQLISEVWGSSVQSASRTLEVHVASLRAKLGDPFVVQTVRGVGYRLSAAGAPAPPPLGGDGAAVGDAAAVHDGADDDGVDASVTELATAAKRRRRA, encoded by the coding sequence ATGCGGCTGTTGATCGTGGAGGACGACGACCGGGTCGCCGCGGCCCTGTCGGGCGTGCTGGGCCGCCACGGCTTCGACATCGTGCGAGCCAGGACGGCCGCCCGCGCGCTGGACCTGATGCACACCCGGCCCGACCTGGTGCTGCTCGACCTGGGCCTGCCCGACCGGGACGGCTTCGAGGTGTGCAGCCGGATCCGCAAGGTCTCCAACACTCCGGTGATCATGGTGACGGCGCGTTCCGACCTGTCGGCGCGCATCCATGGCCTCTACCTCGGGGCCGACGACTACATCGTCAAGCCCTACGACCTGCGGGAGCTGATCGCCCGCATCCACGCGGTCGTCCGCCGCTCCCGGCCCGACCCGCTCGCCTCCGCCGACGGCGAGGCCGGTGCGCCGGCCGCTGGCGGAGGCCGGGCCGACGGGCTCGCGGGAGAGAACGCCGGCGACGTCCCCGGCGCCGCGGCGGTCGGCCGGGTGGTCGAGACCCGTGGCCTGCGCATCCACCTGGACGGCCGCGAGGTGACGGCAGGGGACGGGCGGGTCCTCGCGCTGACCCGCAAGGAGTTCGACCTGCTCGCCGAGCTGGCCCGGGCGCCGGGTGTGGTGTTCCGGCGGGAGCAGCTGATCAGCGAGGTGTGGGGCTCGTCGGTCCAGTCGGCCTCGCGCACCCTGGAGGTGCACGTCGCGTCGCTGCGGGCGAAGCTCGGCGATCCGTTCGTCGTCCAGACGGTGCGCGGGGTCGGGTATCGGCTCTCGGCGGCGGGGGCTCCCGCGCCGCCGCCGCTCGGCGGCGACGGTGCCGCGGTGGGCGACGCGGCCGCGGTGCATGACGGCGCGGACGACGACGGCGTGGACGCGAGCGTGACCGAGCTCGCCACCGCGGCGAAACGACGACGGCGAGCCTGA
- a CDS encoding sensor histidine kinase, producing MRARLLVILLALMATALVVLGVPLARSMAEGLQQDMFFDRLGDTSRFAGLAGQNPGPDGNRTLTDELVRYDQVYGITAVVYGRDSSVRAASRQTVPATDPRVRQQLNAALRGRGGEDPAQIWPWQDRPLVIAEPVLSGGDVIGAALTVSPTGRLRGEELRRWLLLGLGELAALLLCVAVALRLTRWVLAPINSLDAVTHAIATGQLSTRVSERVGPPELRRLATAFNEMADHVQEVISQQRAFVADASHQLRNPLSALLLRIENIGLGLPAEWLDELEETRTEGRRLTEVLDELLALAQAEHAAARPAAFDVVAMTRERLAAWRLVAATRQIALAQAGLSEAMGYADRTALGSALDAVVDNAIKFSPTASTVEVIVTRAADAIRIVLRDQGPGVAEDELPVVGRRFWRSPRNVNVGGSGLGLSIASTLLGASGGALSVALAEPTGLAVTLSVPRRPAADLATPPQPAKVPAS from the coding sequence GTGCGTGCCCGGCTGCTCGTGATCCTCCTGGCGCTGATGGCGACGGCGTTGGTCGTGCTCGGCGTGCCACTCGCGCGCAGCATGGCCGAGGGCCTGCAGCAGGACATGTTCTTCGACCGGCTCGGTGACACGAGCCGGTTCGCCGGTCTGGCCGGCCAGAACCCCGGTCCGGACGGCAACCGGACGCTGACCGACGAGCTGGTGCGCTACGACCAGGTGTACGGCATCACGGCCGTCGTCTACGGCCGCGACTCCTCCGTCCGGGCCGCGTCCCGCCAGACCGTCCCGGCCACCGACCCGCGGGTGCGCCAGCAGCTGAACGCGGCGCTGCGCGGGCGCGGCGGCGAGGATCCCGCGCAGATCTGGCCCTGGCAGGACCGGCCGCTGGTGATCGCCGAGCCGGTGCTGTCCGGCGGCGACGTGATCGGTGCCGCGCTGACCGTCTCACCGACCGGCCGGCTGCGCGGCGAGGAGCTGCGCCGCTGGCTGCTGCTCGGGCTGGGGGAGCTGGCGGCGCTGCTGCTGTGCGTCGCGGTCGCGCTGCGGCTGACCCGCTGGGTGCTGGCCCCGATCAACAGCCTGGACGCGGTGACGCACGCCATCGCCACGGGCCAGCTGTCGACCCGCGTCTCCGAGCGGGTCGGACCGCCGGAGCTGCGCCGGCTGGCGACGGCGTTCAACGAGATGGCCGACCACGTCCAGGAGGTCATCTCCCAGCAGCGGGCGTTCGTCGCGGACGCGTCCCACCAGCTGCGCAACCCGCTGTCCGCGCTGCTGCTGCGGATCGAGAACATCGGCCTGGGCCTGCCGGCCGAATGGCTCGACGAGCTGGAGGAGACCCGGACGGAGGGACGGCGGCTGACCGAGGTGCTGGACGAGCTGCTCGCGCTGGCCCAGGCCGAGCACGCGGCGGCCCGCCCGGCGGCGTTCGACGTGGTCGCGATGACCAGGGAGCGGCTCGCCGCCTGGCGGCTGGTCGCGGCGACCCGGCAGATCGCGCTCGCCCAGGCCGGGCTGTCCGAGGCGATGGGCTACGCCGACCGGACGGCGCTCGGCAGCGCGCTGGACGCCGTCGTCGACAACGCGATCAAGTTCTCGCCGACGGCGTCGACCGTCGAGGTGATCGTCACCCGGGCCGCCGACGCGATCCGGATCGTCCTCCGCGACCAGGGTCCCGGCGTCGCGGAGGACGAGCTGCCCGTCGTCGGTCGCCGGTTCTGGCGAAGTCCCCGCAACGTGAACGTCGGCGGCTCCGGCCTGGGTCTCAGCATCGCCAGCACGCTGCTGGGCGCCTCCGGTGGCGCCCTCTCGGTGGCCCTCGCCGAGCCCACCGGCCTCGCGGTGACACTGAGCGTGCCGCGGCGCCCGGCCGCTGACCTCGCCACGCCGCCCCAGCCGGCCAAGGTGCCGGCCTCCTGA
- a CDS encoding esterase-like activity of phytase family protein: MNRLRIISAAAGAIALTLLGAGTAQAGGRGPALSARGDSYGVQSGGTLTVHGGAGVLRNDSGSPLTIVANTRPANGTVSLRRDGTFDYKPNAGFTGTDTFTYTISDAVQEWDTTLKPLATIGGVTITGGAYGSSLYPAPGQKNEFYGLTDRGPNVDGPNGTKVEPITTFDPAIGLFRFAADGTAQLLRSIPLRAGDGTPYNGQVNCEANTGETVTDLNGTALPCSATGYDSEGLVALPDGTFWVSDEYGPYITHFDRNGKQIGRISPFDGSLPSELKFRVPNKGMEGLTITPDGSTLVGVMQSALQTPDLTAKPANVPTLRIVTYNLRTRATHEYLYLLDDPATTGSAVSEITALSNSTFLVDERDGKVEPGAFKKLFKIDLAGATDVGPHSTVAGATYDAAKGGLLVGTAQRSIDATVGKATTAEAVTTLAGVGVTPVAKALDVDLGGLVSTLDPTGGFFGHDKVEGVATTDHGRTVVVSNDSDFGISGLTQTATTPFTLQAKILPNGQQDDGGFLAIDTTRLTGTYTSTATVTIKVTSGKPTR; encoded by the coding sequence GTGAACCGCCTTCGCATCATCTCGGCCGCGGCCGGGGCGATCGCCCTCACGCTGCTGGGCGCGGGAACCGCCCAGGCCGGCGGGCGTGGCCCAGCTCTGTCGGCCCGTGGCGACAGCTACGGCGTCCAGAGCGGCGGCACGCTCACCGTCCACGGCGGCGCCGGCGTGCTCCGCAACGACAGCGGCAGCCCACTGACGATCGTCGCGAACACCCGGCCGGCGAACGGCACGGTCTCGCTGCGCCGCGACGGCACGTTCGACTACAAGCCGAACGCCGGCTTCACCGGCACGGACACCTTCACCTACACGATCAGCGACGCCGTCCAGGAATGGGACACGACGCTGAAGCCGCTGGCGACGATCGGCGGAGTGACGATCACGGGTGGCGCCTACGGCTCGTCGCTCTACCCCGCGCCAGGCCAGAAGAACGAGTTCTACGGCCTCACCGACCGCGGCCCCAACGTCGACGGGCCGAACGGCACCAAGGTCGAGCCGATCACGACGTTCGACCCGGCGATCGGCCTGTTCAGGTTCGCGGCCGACGGCACGGCGCAGCTGCTGCGCTCCATCCCGCTCAGGGCCGGCGACGGGACCCCGTACAACGGTCAGGTCAACTGCGAGGCCAACACCGGTGAGACCGTCACCGACCTCAACGGCACCGCGCTGCCGTGCAGCGCGACCGGGTACGACTCCGAGGGCCTGGTCGCGCTGCCTGACGGGACGTTCTGGGTCTCCGACGAGTACGGCCCGTACATCACGCATTTCGACCGTAACGGCAAGCAGATCGGCCGGATCTCGCCGTTCGACGGCTCGCTGCCGAGTGAGCTGAAGTTCCGGGTCCCGAACAAGGGCATGGAGGGCCTGACGATCACCCCCGACGGCTCGACGCTCGTGGGCGTCATGCAGTCGGCCCTGCAGACCCCCGACCTGACCGCCAAGCCGGCGAACGTGCCGACCCTGCGCATCGTGACCTACAACCTGCGGACCAGGGCCACCCACGAGTACCTCTACCTGCTCGACGACCCGGCGACCACGGGCAGCGCCGTCAGCGAGATCACCGCGTTGTCGAACAGCACGTTCCTCGTCGACGAGCGAGACGGGAAGGTCGAGCCCGGCGCCTTCAAGAAGCTCTTCAAGATCGACCTGGCCGGCGCCACCGACGTCGGCCCGCACTCGACCGTCGCGGGCGCGACCTATGACGCGGCCAAGGGCGGCCTGCTCGTCGGCACGGCCCAGCGCAGCATCGACGCCACGGTCGGCAAGGCCACCACCGCCGAGGCGGTCACGACGCTCGCCGGCGTCGGCGTCACCCCGGTGGCCAAGGCGCTTGACGTCGACCTCGGCGGCCTGGTCAGCACCCTCGACCCGACCGGCGGCTTCTTCGGCCACGACAAGGTCGAGGGCGTCGCGACCACCGACCACGGCAGAACCGTCGTCGTCAGCAACGACAGCGACTTCGGCATCTCGGGCCTGACGCAGACCGCGACCACGCCGTTCACCCTGCAGGCCAAGATCCTCCCGAACGGCCAGCAGGACGACGGCGGCTTCCTCGCGATCGACACCACCAGGCTGACCGGCACCTACACCAGCACCGCGACGGTCACCATCAAGGTCACGAGCGGCAAGCCGACCAGGTAG